The Podospora pseudocomata strain CBS 415.72m chromosome 1 map unlocalized CBS415.72m_1, whole genome shotgun sequence genome has a segment encoding these proteins:
- a CDS encoding uncharacterized protein (EggNog:ENOG503NXAM; COG:I; COG:Q) — MASKVTLGPMLAVTTAASIGVAKKFDLPLAQTVGTALAAAIPFYLFVWLSYLYPIYFSELRHVPTVPGNPLIGQFFTIITEECGVPQRRWHKELGPIIRYYFPFGAERLSVADDEALKHMTVKNPYNYPKPVRAKLWMVRILGEGILLAEGTDHVVQRKALTAGFSIGAIRSLTPIFWEKSLIMAKLWKEEMTTSHLRVKSFEALEWLNRCTLDIIGKAGFGYDINSLEDPDVPIREAYRLVFAFDLFSRLLHGMQAFIPASKHIPSKMNRDMETSRGIILDKATEIITTKLDEAENNIGKKDILALIAKENKKLKENGEEGLSFDTMRDQIMTFLGAGHDTTATAVAWTVHLLSTHPEIQSKLREEIREHMPFLFDASTRHDPRLLASVDPDKLPFMDNVCRESLRYIPPIPMTVRQSIADDTLGRYKVPGGTVIYVLANTINRLPCYWGETADEFDPDRWDDLPPSVVPNAFMTFLQGPRGCIGRKFAETEMKILLCVLLSEFEFGRDYETADPEEWKMWRLVLRPKEGVTVRVSLLGGGGVGEVVIDGGKGRGR; from the coding sequence CCTCAAAAGTCACTCTCGGCCCCATGCTGGCGGTaaccacagcagcatccATCGGTGTCGCGAAGAAATTCGACCTGCCTCTGGCCCAGACTGTCGGGACAGCGTTGGCAGCAGCCATCCCCTTCTATCTTTTCGTCTGGCTGAGCTATCTTTACCCAATCTACTTCTCGGAGCTGAGACACGTTCCCACAGTCCCGGGTAACCCTCTCATAGGGCAgttcttcaccatcatcaccgaggaGTGCGGCGTCCCCCAGCGTCGCTGGCACAAGGAGCTCGGCCCCATCATCCGTTACTACTTCCCCTTTGGCGCCGAGAGACTGTCCgtcgccgacgacgaagccCTCAAGCACATGACGGTGAAAAACCCGTACAACTACCCCAAGCCCGTTCGGGCCAAGCTCTGGATGGTCCGCATTCTTGGTGagggcatcctcctcgccgaaGGCACCGACCATGTCGTCCAGCGCAAGGCCCTCACAGCCGGCTTCTCCATCGGCGCTATCCGCTCGCTCACGCCCATCTTTTGGGAAAAGTCCCTCATCATGGCCAAGctctggaaggaggagatgaccacctcccacctcagGGTCAAATCGTTCGAGGCGTTAGAATGGCTGAACCGCTGCACCCTCGACATCATCGGCAAGGCCGGTTTCGGGTACGACATCAACTCCCTCGAGGACCCTGACGTCCCCATCCGCGAGGCCTACCGCCTCGTCTTCGCCTTTGACCTCTtttctcgcctcctccacggaATGCAAGCTTTCATCCCTGCCTCGAAGCACATCCCCTCCAAGATGAATCGCGACATGGAAACCTCCCGGGGTATCATCCTCGACAAAGCAACcgagatcatcaccaccaagctcgACGAGGCGGAGAACAATATCGGCAAGAAGGACATCCTTGCTCTGATTGCGAAAGAGaacaagaagctcaaggagaacggggaggaggggctgtCGTTTGACACGATGCGGGATCAGATCATGACGTTTCTGGGGGCGGGGCATGACACCACTGCCACGGCGGTGGCGTGGACTGTTCACCTTTTGTCGACGCACCCTGAAATTCAGAGCAAACTCCGTGAGGAAATCCGGGAGCACATGCCCTTTTTGTTTGACGCCTCCACCCGCCACGATCCTCGTCTTTTGGCGTCCGTAGACCCGGATAAGCTCCCCTTCATGGACAATGTCTGCAGGGAATCACTAAGATACATTCCCCCGATCCCCATGACAGTAAGGCAGTCCATTGCGGACGACACTTTGGGTCGGTACAAAGTCCCGGGTGGGACTGTGATCTACGTGCTTGCCAACACGATCAACCGGCTTCCGTGCTACTGGGGGGAAACGGCGGATGAGTTTGACCCGGACAGGTGGGATGATTTGCCGCCGAGTGTGGTGCCGAACGCGTTTATGACTTTTTTGCAGGGGCCGAGGGGGTGTATTGGGCGGAAGTTTGCCGAGACGGAGATGAAGATTTTGTTGTGTGTGCTGCTGAGCGAGTTTGAGTTTGGGAGGGATTATGAGACGGCTGATCCGGAGGAGTGGAAGATGTGGAGGTTGGTTTTGAGGCCTAAGGAGGGGGTTACGGTTAGGGTTTccttgttggggggggggggagtgggggaggtggtgattgaTGGGGGGAAAGGCAGGGGTAGATaa